The Nocardia arthritidis genome has a window encoding:
- a CDS encoding NAD(P)/FAD-dependent oxidoreductase, with protein MPHRIVVLGAGYAGAFSAGYLARQLHSDDFEITVINAEPDFVERLRLHQLAAGHDLRHRPLAEVFAGTGIRLRLARITSVDAAHKTVTIDDGNGIDRIEYDTLLYALGSTAADHGVAGVAEHAFHVAQRPAALRLRARLDELGEGGMMLVVGGNLTAIETAIEIAEARPGLEVSLATSGELGGWLGPKARRHLLRAFDRFDITVHEHTTIARVEKQGAIAADGTAFASDATVWAAGFTVHPIAAASGFEVMPNGQIRVDRQMRSVSHPEVYVAGDSAFIIGENGHPLPMSCASAGYTSAQATAAIIGDRTGRKIKATALTYIGNHISLGRKDAIFQLVDDDARAKPGALCGRSAAWIKSAIVATSGWAISHPTMGKPSHKYHSAAAREHSPELVAR; from the coding sequence ATGCCGCACCGCATCGTCGTCCTCGGGGCCGGATACGCCGGAGCCTTCTCCGCCGGATACCTGGCCCGCCAACTGCATTCGGACGACTTCGAGATCACCGTCATCAACGCCGAACCCGATTTCGTCGAGCGGCTGCGCCTGCATCAGCTCGCCGCCGGGCACGATCTGCGCCATCGGCCGTTGGCGGAAGTGTTCGCGGGCACCGGAATCCGGCTGCGGTTGGCGCGGATAACCAGCGTCGACGCCGCGCACAAAACCGTCACCATCGACGATGGCAATGGCATCGACCGGATCGAATACGACACCCTCCTGTACGCGCTCGGTAGCACTGCCGCGGATCACGGTGTTGCGGGCGTCGCCGAGCACGCCTTCCATGTAGCGCAGCGACCCGCGGCACTGCGCCTTCGCGCACGCCTCGATGAGCTGGGCGAGGGCGGGATGATGCTGGTGGTCGGCGGTAACCTGACCGCGATCGAGACCGCCATCGAAATCGCCGAAGCCCGTCCTGGACTCGAGGTCAGCCTCGCCACCAGCGGCGAACTGGGCGGCTGGCTCGGTCCGAAGGCCCGACGTCACCTGCTGCGCGCCTTCGACCGATTCGATATCACGGTCCACGAGCACACAACCATCGCGCGCGTCGAGAAGCAGGGGGCGATCGCCGCCGACGGCACCGCGTTCGCCTCGGATGCGACCGTGTGGGCCGCCGGGTTCACCGTCCATCCCATCGCCGCCGCCAGCGGATTCGAGGTGATGCCCAACGGTCAGATCAGGGTGGACCGGCAGATGCGGTCGGTCTCGCATCCGGAGGTCTACGTCGCCGGTGACAGCGCCTTCATTATCGGCGAGAACGGTCATCCATTGCCGATGTCCTGTGCTTCAGCGGGATACACCAGCGCGCAGGCGACGGCCGCGATCATCGGCGACCGGACCGGGCGCAAGATCAAGGCGACCGCGCTCACCTATATCGGCAACCACATCAGCCTCGGCCGCAAGGACGCGATCTTCCAATTGGTCGACGACGACGCGCGCGCGAAACCCGGGGCCCTGTGCGGCCGGTCGGCGGCCTGGATCAAATCGGCGATCGTGGCGACCAGCGGCTGGGCGATCAGCCACCCGACCATGGGAAAACCGAGTCACAAATACCACTCGGCCGCCGCCCGAGAGCACTCGCCCGAGCTGGTCGCCCGATAG
- a CDS encoding sigma-70 family RNA polymerase sigma factor gives MDTATVARFEASRDRLASLAYRLLGSAADAEDTVQDAFLRWQAADQQYLDAPEAWLTRIVTNLALDRLRSAQARRESAVGAWMPEPLLHGDPMLGPADTVEQRESVTLAVLMLMERLSPVERAVYVLREAFSYRHAEIAEILGITESASQQHAHRARHRITAAGKGTDTDEAAARRIVEAFADAAASGRTEPLIALLTDDATGTSDGSGVVLAATLIRYSSPEQIARAVRAGFKPSPAKRRLAGGSPSIHAAVVNNCPAMLATLDGRVLGVTILEIRDHKIAGVRGIATPHRLGRLTERWQRQEHAAPLIAAW, from the coding sequence ATGGACACCGCCACCGTGGCACGTTTCGAGGCCAGCCGCGATCGGCTGGCCTCCCTCGCCTATCGGCTGCTCGGCTCGGCCGCCGACGCCGAAGACACGGTGCAGGACGCGTTCCTGCGGTGGCAGGCCGCCGACCAGCAGTACCTCGACGCGCCAGAGGCTTGGCTGACCAGGATCGTCACCAATCTGGCGCTGGACCGGCTGCGTTCGGCACAGGCGCGGCGCGAAAGCGCGGTCGGCGCGTGGATGCCCGAACCGCTCCTGCACGGCGACCCGATGTTGGGTCCGGCCGACACCGTCGAGCAGCGTGAATCGGTGACCCTGGCGGTGCTGATGCTGATGGAGCGTCTGTCGCCGGTCGAACGCGCCGTTTACGTACTGCGCGAAGCCTTTTCGTATCGCCATGCCGAGATAGCCGAGATTCTCGGCATCACCGAGTCCGCGAGCCAGCAGCATGCCCACCGAGCCCGGCATCGAATCACCGCCGCCGGCAAGGGAACCGACACCGACGAGGCCGCGGCGCGCCGAATCGTCGAGGCCTTCGCCGACGCCGCCGCCTCGGGTCGCACCGAACCCTTGATAGCTCTGCTGACCGACGACGCGACAGGAACCTCCGACGGCTCCGGAGTCGTGTTGGCCGCCACGCTGATTCGATACTCGTCACCCGAGCAGATCGCCCGCGCGGTGCGCGCCGGCTTCAAACCGTCCCCGGCCAAGCGCAGACTCGCCGGCGGCTCCCCTTCGATCCATGCCGCCGTCGTCAACAACTGCCCGGCTATGCTCGCCACCCTCGACGGCCGGGTCCTGGGCGTCACGATCCTGGAGATCCGTGACCACAAGATCGCAGGCGTGCGCGGCATCGCCACCCCGCACCGACTCGGTCGCCTCACCGAGCGGTGGCAGCGACAAGAGCATGCCGCACCGCTGATCGCTGCGTGGTGA
- a CDS encoding serine hydrolase domain-containing protein yields the protein MSITLSNQDKSILRTAAYGAVSLMAAATGAPQKTAANAVLALTSATGLVGHVLAARTKDIELTGKTVAELADRVLPALAAAMKLLGEQAPAEADNFRSTILFATEAAQAHPDRASTGAEMARKITAALDAGTALTNTADRPELRKAIEEIVDSGFVGVSLRVRDERGEWVGSAGAAELGGTAKPPIDGHVRIASNTKTFTAALVLGLVGEGRIGLDTPAVDYLPEFELDERITVRMLLRHTSGIFNFTGELYENGTIVAGIPAPGTPWGEQWVDDRFHTYRPQELVELALSKPLRFEPGTGWSYSNTNYALARLLIEKVTGRSFAEEMRRLIVEPLGLSGTVVPDGPEIPEPHAHAYYRYEAAGEQKTVDITRHDPSWNPGGGDMISTTEDLATFISALLSGKLLSAELLDEMCTPHPTGIPTMDYGLGVFIRDLGPDGGIVITHNGGHAGYATLMYATPDGTKTMTAALTCVDDSAMAAAVPFQNAQQRLLAEVFGTGQADPAR from the coding sequence ATGTCGATCACCCTTTCCAACCAGGACAAGAGCATCCTGCGGACCGCCGCCTACGGCGCTGTGTCCCTGATGGCCGCCGCCACCGGCGCGCCCCAGAAGACCGCCGCGAATGCCGTCCTCGCCCTGACATCGGCGACCGGGCTGGTCGGGCACGTGCTCGCCGCGCGGACCAAGGACATCGAGCTGACGGGTAAGACCGTGGCCGAACTCGCCGACAGGGTATTGCCCGCTCTGGCGGCGGCCATGAAGCTGCTCGGCGAACAAGCTCCGGCAGAGGCGGACAACTTCCGCAGCACCATTCTTTTCGCCACCGAAGCCGCCCAGGCTCATCCGGACCGGGCCTCCACCGGAGCCGAGATGGCCCGCAAGATCACCGCGGCACTCGACGCCGGCACCGCCCTAACGAATACCGCGGATCGCCCGGAGCTGCGCAAGGCGATCGAGGAGATCGTCGACTCCGGTTTCGTCGGGGTGTCGCTACGAGTGCGCGACGAGCGCGGCGAGTGGGTCGGCAGCGCCGGGGCGGCCGAGTTGGGCGGGACCGCGAAGCCGCCGATCGATGGGCACGTCCGGATCGCAAGCAACACCAAGACATTCACCGCCGCACTGGTGCTGGGGTTGGTGGGCGAGGGCAGAATCGGACTGGACACTCCGGCGGTGGACTATCTGCCCGAATTCGAGCTGGACGAGCGGATCACGGTACGAATGCTGTTGCGGCACACCAGCGGAATCTTCAATTTCACCGGCGAGCTCTACGAGAACGGGACGATCGTGGCGGGGATTCCCGCACCCGGCACCCCCTGGGGCGAGCAGTGGGTGGACGACCGTTTCCACACCTACCGGCCGCAGGAACTGGTGGAGTTGGCGTTGTCCAAGCCGCTGCGTTTCGAGCCGGGGACGGGCTGGAGCTATTCCAACACCAATTACGCGCTGGCCCGACTGCTGATCGAGAAGGTAACGGGCCGTTCGTTCGCCGAGGAGATGCGGCGGCTGATCGTGGAGCCACTCGGACTGTCGGGCACCGTGGTGCCAGACGGTCCGGAGATCCCCGAGCCGCACGCCCACGCCTACTACCGGTACGAGGCAGCCGGCGAGCAGAAGACGGTCGACATCACCCGCCACGACCCGTCCTGGAATCCCGGCGGCGGTGACATGATCTCGACCACCGAGGACCTGGCCACCTTCATTTCCGCGCTGCTGAGCGGAAAACTCCTGTCGGCCGAGCTACTGGACGAGATGTGCACCCCGCACCCGACGGGTATCCCGACCATGGATTACGGCCTGGGCGTGTTCATCCGGGACCTGGGTCCCGACGGCGGCATCGTCATCACCCACAACGGCGGCCATGCGGGCTATGCGACGTTGATGTATGCGACACCCGACGGCACTAAGACGATGACCGCTGCTTTGACCTGCGTGGACGACTCCGCAATGGCTGCGGCGGTGCCCTTCCAGAACGCCCAGCAGAGGCTCCTCGCCGAGGTGTTCGGTACCGGGCAAGCCGATCCGGCTCGGTAG
- a CDS encoding MerR family transcriptional regulator: MRNGVTIGQAAAFVGVTVKTVRHYHKLGLVAEPDRDSSGYRRYGSDELLRLVRVRTLAAAGVPLAEIEPLLDTDAAQFAAALADVERQLTERIDELIARRDTLRRLADGDRALLGDRAVALLERMADLGFPASEVATAREGWVLAKALVPEGFDDYLDHLGHALDDPRYVALIKRAAEAATWKEDDPRIAELATDMAEHYLANPEHLKVVTALQARTDTATRYTMIARHGEEPASATTRAAEAFNTKLRAAGVRIPKPGF, encoded by the coding sequence ATGCGGAATGGAGTCACGATCGGGCAGGCGGCGGCGTTCGTCGGCGTCACGGTGAAGACGGTGCGGCACTATCACAAGCTCGGTCTGGTCGCCGAGCCCGACCGCGACAGCTCCGGCTACCGACGCTACGGATCGGACGAACTGCTGCGGCTGGTGCGGGTCCGGACATTGGCCGCGGCCGGGGTGCCGTTGGCCGAAATCGAGCCCCTGCTCGACACCGACGCCGCGCAGTTCGCCGCGGCGCTCGCCGACGTCGAACGGCAACTCACCGAACGGATCGACGAGTTGATCGCCCGGCGCGACACCCTGCGTCGGCTCGCCGACGGGGACCGGGCGCTGTTGGGCGACCGGGCGGTGGCGCTACTGGAGCGGATGGCCGACCTCGGCTTCCCCGCATCCGAGGTGGCGACCGCCCGGGAGGGCTGGGTGTTGGCCAAAGCCCTTGTCCCGGAAGGTTTCGACGATTACCTCGACCATCTCGGGCACGCTCTCGACGACCCTCGCTACGTCGCGTTGATCAAGCGCGCCGCCGAAGCCGCGACCTGGAAGGAGGACGACCCCCGTATCGCCGAGCTCGCCACCGACATGGCCGAACACTACCTGGCCAATCCCGAACACCTGAAGGTCGTGACCGCACTGCAAGCCCGCACCGACACCGCGACCCGATACACGATGATCGCCCGCCACGGTGAGGAGCCCGCCTCGGCCACCACGCGAGCGGCCGAGGCATTCAACACCAAACTCCGTGCCGCAGGCGTCCGGATCCCCAAACCGGGCTTCTAG
- a CDS encoding flavin-containing monooxygenase, producing the protein MSDKDLYLLPEHEVIIVGAGFGGMAAAIALTRAGIDDFVMLERESEVGGVWRDNTYPGVAVDIPSFSYSYGFEPNAWSRAFAPGAELFSYAKRCAAKYGLRPRIRFDSEVSVARFDEDDHLWRVELSDGSMVTGRYLFACHGTFSTPTKPAIPGLADFAGRVNYTMRWDHSHDLTGERVAVIGTGASALQVIPEIAPKVAALKVFQRTPIWVLPKPNPRLDGITRLALDKLPLARRSARLATDLFAELFVTFGAVHYAELPFIVGGTETMARNFLNSQVKDPVLREKLTPTYGFGCKRPSFSNTYYRTYLRDNVELVTDGIERITPNGVRTIDGLEREIDTLVLATGFKVFDVPYDLYGSAGETLNERWDRDRRQSYEGTTVHGFPNMFLTPGPYGVTGSSLFATFDICVKHAMRVIRAAHRRGATRVEVTAEAQDRFMEFVHSREGKTMFHNRTCAGSNTYYIDQHGDAPYLRPTAGVHAMWAQKTFGLNDYRFDGHGCDSVAVGVGR; encoded by the coding sequence ATGTCCGACAAGGATTTGTATCTCCTACCCGAGCACGAGGTGATCATTGTCGGCGCCGGGTTCGGCGGTATGGCCGCCGCCATCGCGCTGACCCGGGCGGGTATCGACGACTTCGTCATGCTCGAACGCGAATCCGAGGTCGGTGGCGTATGGCGGGACAACACCTATCCCGGTGTGGCCGTTGATATCCCGTCTTTCAGCTACAGCTACGGCTTCGAACCGAACGCGTGGTCACGCGCCTTCGCGCCCGGAGCGGAACTGTTCAGCTACGCCAAGCGGTGTGCCGCGAAATACGGTCTGCGGCCCCGCATCCGGTTCGACAGCGAGGTCTCCGTCGCGCGTTTCGACGAAGACGATCACCTGTGGCGGGTGGAACTCTCCGACGGCAGCATGGTGACCGGACGGTACCTGTTCGCCTGTCATGGCACCTTTTCCACGCCGACCAAACCGGCCATTCCGGGTCTGGCGGATTTCGCCGGACGGGTGAACTACACGATGCGCTGGGACCATTCGCACGACCTGACCGGTGAGCGGGTGGCCGTGATCGGCACCGGAGCCTCCGCGCTGCAGGTGATTCCGGAGATCGCCCCGAAGGTGGCCGCGCTGAAGGTGTTTCAGCGCACGCCGATCTGGGTGCTGCCGAAGCCGAATCCACGGCTGGACGGCATAACCCGGCTCGCCCTGGACAAACTGCCGTTGGCGCGGCGGTCCGCGCGCCTGGCGACCGACCTCTTCGCCGAACTGTTCGTGACGTTCGGCGCGGTCCACTACGCGGAGCTACCCTTCATCGTCGGCGGCACCGAGACAATGGCGCGCAACTTCCTGAATTCTCAGGTGAAGGATCCGGTCCTACGGGAAAAGCTCACGCCCACATACGGATTCGGCTGCAAGCGGCCGTCGTTCTCCAACACCTATTACCGGACCTACCTGCGCGACAACGTCGAACTGGTCACCGACGGCATCGAGCGGATCACCCCGAACGGCGTCCGAACCATCGACGGACTGGAGCGGGAGATCGACACGCTGGTCCTGGCAACAGGTTTCAAAGTCTTCGACGTGCCCTACGACCTGTACGGGTCCGCCGGAGAAACGCTCAACGAGCGCTGGGACCGCGACCGCAGACAATCCTACGAGGGCACCACGGTGCACGGGTTCCCGAATATGTTCCTCACCCCCGGCCCCTACGGCGTCACCGGCTCGTCACTGTTCGCCACCTTCGACATCTGCGTCAAGCACGCCATGCGGGTGATCCGGGCCGCGCACCGTCGTGGCGCCACCCGCGTCGAGGTCACCGCCGAGGCGCAGGACCGCTTCATGGAATTCGTGCACTCCCGCGAAGGCAAGACCATGTTCCACAACCGGACCTGCGCCGGATCCAACACCTACTACATCGATCAGCACGGGGACGCACCGTATCTGCGACCCACCGCGGGTGTGCACGCGATGTGGGCCCAGAAAACCTTCGGCCTCAACGACTATCGATTCGACGGGCATGGTTGCGATTCGGTCGCCGTGGGCGTCGGACGGTGA
- a CDS encoding SDR family NAD(P)-dependent oxidoreductase: MFPFPTRRGFDVRDKVVVVTGAASGIGAALAAELHSRGAKLVLIDVVAEPITLAAKAFGSTALALAADIRDRTATALAIDAAVDRFGRIDVVVANAGVAPAPTTVRTVDPAEFDRVLDINLVGAFNTVRPALEQIAATRGHVVIVASAAAFAPAAGLSPYMISKAGVEQLGRALRIELAAVGASAGLAYFGFVRTPLARPIDEDPSAANWTRSCPGRSTSASAPSRPPP, translated from the coding sequence ATGTTCCCGTTTCCGACCCGTCGTGGTTTCGACGTGCGTGACAAGGTCGTCGTCGTCACCGGCGCCGCGAGCGGTATCGGCGCGGCGCTGGCCGCCGAATTGCATTCCCGGGGCGCGAAACTCGTCCTGATCGACGTCGTCGCCGAACCGATCACCCTGGCCGCCAAGGCTTTCGGGTCCACCGCACTGGCTCTGGCCGCCGATATTCGTGACCGGACCGCCACGGCGCTGGCGATCGACGCCGCGGTCGATCGGTTCGGTCGCATCGACGTGGTGGTGGCCAATGCCGGGGTCGCCCCGGCGCCGACCACCGTGCGCACCGTCGATCCCGCCGAATTCGACCGGGTGCTCGACATCAACCTGGTGGGCGCGTTCAACACCGTGCGGCCCGCGCTCGAGCAGATCGCCGCCACCAGAGGGCATGTCGTGATCGTCGCCTCGGCCGCCGCGTTCGCGCCCGCCGCCGGACTGTCCCCCTACATGATCAGCAAGGCCGGGGTGGAACAACTCGGGCGCGCACTGCGCATCGAACTGGCCGCGGTCGGCGCCAGCGCCGGACTCGCCTACTTCGGCTTCGTTCGGACGCCACTGGCCCGGCCGATCGACGAGGACCCCTCGGCCGCAAACTGGACTCGTTCCTGCCCTGGCCGTTCAACCAGCGCATCAGCGCCGAGCAGGCCGCCACCGTGA
- a CDS encoding PDR/VanB family oxidoreductase, which yields MKELVHGDTPIPDPGHLHPGMRLMLGLAGGYKRLVAVNPLTSRISLANPVRRTGFDLNLVIESVTAAAEDVVGLTLVAPDGRALPRWIPGAHLDVFLPSGRQRQYSLCGDPEDRFRYRIAVRRIVDGGGGSLEVHETLRAGEPVHIRGPRNAFRMVAARRYYFVAGGIGITPILPMVHTAHRHGIPWRLVYLGRSRESMPFREELAGYTSGRVDIRTDDEFGVPDVPALFADMPRNEAAYVCGPPPILDGARRTLTARGAGYELHTERFSPPPVLGGSPFQVELRRSAITVEVGAQQSVLAAVKQAVPGVPYSCQQGFCGSCRTTVLDGTVERHGGDKAFAGADSMLICVSRCTDRLVLDL from the coding sequence ATGAAGGAATTGGTGCACGGGGACACGCCCATTCCGGACCCGGGACACCTGCATCCGGGGATGCGCCTGATGCTCGGCCTGGCCGGCGGCTACAAGCGGCTGGTGGCGGTAAACCCGCTGACGTCCCGGATCTCGCTCGCGAATCCGGTGCGGCGCACCGGATTCGACCTGAATCTCGTCATCGAGTCGGTGACCGCGGCGGCCGAGGATGTGGTCGGCCTGACGCTGGTCGCGCCGGATGGGCGCGCCTTGCCACGCTGGATTCCAGGGGCGCACCTGGATGTGTTCCTGCCATCGGGCAGGCAGCGGCAGTATTCGCTGTGCGGCGACCCGGAGGACCGATTCCGGTATCGAATCGCGGTGCGGCGCATAGTCGATGGCGGAGGCGGATCGCTCGAAGTACACGAGACCCTGCGGGCCGGGGAGCCCGTGCACATTCGCGGACCCCGCAACGCCTTCAGGATGGTGGCGGCGCGGCGGTACTACTTCGTGGCGGGTGGCATCGGCATCACCCCGATCCTGCCCATGGTTCACACCGCGCACCGGCACGGAATCCCTTGGCGGCTGGTGTATTTGGGCCGTAGCCGCGAGTCGATGCCGTTCCGCGAGGAGCTGGCCGGATACACCTCGGGTCGAGTGGACATCCGCACCGACGACGAATTCGGCGTGCCCGATGTTCCCGCCCTGTTCGCCGATATGCCCCGGAACGAGGCCGCCTACGTGTGCGGTCCGCCCCCGATTCTGGACGGCGCACGACGCACCCTCACCGCGCGGGGCGCCGGATACGAGCTGCACACCGAACGCTTCTCGCCGCCACCGGTACTCGGCGGCAGCCCGTTTCAGGTCGAATTGCGCCGCAGCGCAATCACTGTCGAGGTCGGAGCCCAGCAATCGGTGCTGGCCGCGGTGAAACAGGCGGTGCCCGGCGTGCCCTATTCGTGCCAGCAAGGCTTCTGCGGCAGCTGCCGGACCACCGTGCTTGACGGGACGGTCGAGCGGCACGGCGGTGACAAGGCATTCGCCGGGGCCGACTCGATGCTCATCTGCGTATCCCGCTGCACCGACCGCCTGGTCCTCGATCTCTGA
- a CDS encoding metal-dependent hydrolase, with amino-acid sequence MTRNSATARPYTEEAHVIAARDVEFDWRDVPLHYIPGEPFASHLWNVMHLIVPLGEQMMAGCVAEALPYITDERLREEAIGFIGQEAMHANSHGGYHERLAEQGIDIDSIVRHVEHMLRVIFGDHGLTGRAKQEWLKERLAFFAGMEHFTAIVGQWFLDADALETAGMHPMMLDLLRWHGAEEVEHRNVLFDIFQHLDGGYLRRARTVAIGSIGLLSTTFIVVDRLYRQDPDYRWWKPWPIEAVRAMRRGLIPNIGFFFTEIPPYLAPRFHPSSMGSLDKALQYLATSPAARAAQH; translated from the coding sequence ATGACGAGGAACTCCGCAACGGCGCGGCCTTATACCGAGGAAGCGCATGTGATCGCCGCACGCGACGTCGAATTCGACTGGCGCGACGTGCCTTTGCACTACATCCCGGGTGAACCGTTCGCCTCGCACCTGTGGAATGTGATGCATCTGATCGTCCCGCTGGGCGAGCAGATGATGGCCGGCTGCGTGGCCGAGGCGCTGCCCTACATCACCGATGAGCGCCTGCGGGAGGAGGCGATCGGTTTCATCGGGCAAGAGGCGATGCACGCCAACTCGCACGGCGGCTATCACGAGCGGCTGGCCGAGCAGGGCATCGACATCGACTCGATCGTGCGACACGTCGAGCACATGCTGCGCGTGATCTTCGGCGATCACGGGCTGACCGGTCGCGCCAAGCAGGAGTGGCTCAAGGAGCGACTGGCGTTCTTCGCCGGGATGGAGCACTTCACCGCGATCGTCGGGCAGTGGTTCCTCGACGCCGACGCGCTCGAAACCGCGGGCATGCATCCGATGATGTTGGATCTGTTGCGCTGGCACGGCGCCGAGGAAGTCGAGCACCGCAACGTGTTGTTCGATATCTTCCAGCACCTCGACGGCGGTTACCTCCGACGTGCCCGCACCGTCGCCATCGGGAGCATCGGCCTGCTGAGCACCACTTTCATCGTCGTCGACCGGCTCTACCGTCAGGACCCCGACTACCGGTGGTGGAAGCCATGGCCGATCGAGGCCGTTCGCGCGATGCGGCGCGGCCTGATACCCAATATCGGATTCTTCTTCACCGAGATCCCGCCCTATCTTGCGCCGAGATTCCACCCGTCGTCGATGGGCAGCCTCGACAAAGCCCTGCAATATCTGGCGACCTCACCGGCTGCCCGCGCGGCCCAGCACTGA
- a CDS encoding TetR/AcrR family transcriptional regulator, with amino-acid sequence MPAASVDPLTDDILDAALAVFEDVGIRRSTIDDIARRAGIKRVTVYRRMGSKDDVVRAVVLRESQRIIAAVAERANATGTLEDRIAATFTGLVLALRDHPLYNRMLRLEPDTTLPRITIDAAEPLTWAIHAAVMILGPDLPDHLADTDLLTERVEIIARTIHSLILTPKAVTDLHTEAQLTRFAHRHITPLLNASLPATQP; translated from the coding sequence ATGCCAGCCGCCTCCGTCGATCCGCTTACCGACGACATCCTCGACGCCGCCCTGGCCGTCTTCGAGGACGTCGGCATCCGCAGGAGCACCATCGACGACATCGCCCGCCGGGCCGGCATCAAACGGGTCACCGTCTACCGACGCATGGGTTCCAAAGACGATGTGGTCCGCGCCGTGGTCCTGCGCGAATCCCAACGGATCATCGCGGCAGTGGCCGAACGCGCGAACGCCACCGGCACTCTCGAAGACCGCATCGCGGCCACCTTCACCGGACTGGTCCTCGCCCTACGGGACCACCCCCTCTACAACCGCATGCTGCGACTCGAACCCGACACCACCCTGCCGCGCATCACCATCGACGCCGCCGAACCATTGACCTGGGCCATCCACGCCGCCGTCATGATCCTCGGCCCCGACCTACCCGACCATCTCGCCGACACCGACCTGCTCACCGAGCGCGTCGAAATCATCGCGCGCACAATCCATTCCCTGATACTCACCCCCAAAGCCGTCACCGACCTGCACACCGAAGCCCAACTCACCCGCTTCGCCCACCGCCACATCACGCCCCTCCTGAACGCATCCTTACCCGCCACCCAGCCCTGA
- a CDS encoding flavin-containing monooxygenase → MSAPRDVGPSVLIVGAGFGGLAMAAELARHGLRNFVVLEKSAAAGGVWCDNTYPGAGCDIPSPYYSYSFAPNTEWPRRFSLQPDIQRYIDGVIDAYDLRPHLRFGIEVTAAAFDAETATWHIETDSGESFEADVFVPATGVLSRPVLPGIQGRESFEGKAFHSARWDHDYDLTGKRVAVIGTGASAVQFIPRIQPQVARLTVFQRSAPHIIPKPDTEYGRLHQRAFRVLPLLLSVERAGFWGVGELMTAAILGNRPIAAALQWLSEYHLRRQVPDPALRATLTPDHPIGCKRILFANNYYPALAQPNVEVTTERISEITPRGVRTVDGVHHEVDAIIYGTGFAAQEPLAPMRIRGLDALDLHERWSGGARAYHGIAVPGFPNMFLVYGPNTSLGAGSIVFMHERQARYIRQLIEHLAAHRDSALEVRADVERRYDDEIQRRLQHTAWTGCASWYRNANGRVTANWPGTVTEYHRRTRKVDFADFHHVPAGPAALPESSAVVTEIR, encoded by the coding sequence ATGAGCGCGCCGCGTGACGTCGGGCCGTCCGTGCTGATCGTCGGTGCCGGATTCGGGGGCCTGGCCATGGCCGCGGAGCTGGCGCGGCACGGTCTGCGCAACTTCGTGGTGCTCGAGAAATCCGCCGCGGCGGGCGGGGTGTGGTGCGACAACACTTATCCCGGAGCCGGATGCGATATTCCGTCGCCATACTACTCGTACTCGTTCGCGCCGAATACCGAATGGCCGCGCCGGTTTTCGCTGCAACCCGATATCCAGCGCTATATCGACGGGGTCATCGATGCCTACGATCTTCGCCCGCATCTGCGGTTCGGCATCGAGGTGACCGCCGCCGCCTTCGACGCGGAAACCGCCACCTGGCATATCGAAACCGATTCCGGCGAGAGCTTCGAGGCGGATGTCTTCGTGCCCGCCACCGGTGTGCTCTCGCGGCCGGTGCTGCCGGGCATCCAGGGACGGGAATCCTTCGAGGGCAAGGCATTTCATTCCGCGCGGTGGGATCACGACTACGACTTGACCGGTAAGCGGGTCGCCGTGATCGGCACCGGGGCCAGTGCCGTCCAATTCATTCCGCGGATTCAGCCGCAGGTCGCGCGGCTCACCGTGTTCCAGCGGTCCGCGCCGCACATCATCCCCAAACCCGACACCGAGTACGGCCGACTGCATCAGCGCGCCTTCCGTGTGCTACCGCTGCTGCTCTCGGTCGAGCGCGCCGGATTCTGGGGAGTCGGCGAGCTCATGACCGCCGCGATCCTCGGCAACCGGCCCATAGCGGCCGCGCTGCAATGGCTTTCGGAGTATCACCTGCGCCGCCAGGTACCGGATCCGGCATTGCGTGCGACGTTGACGCCGGACCATCCGATCGGCTGTAAGCGAATCCTGTTCGCCAACAACTACTATCCGGCACTGGCCCAACCGAACGTCGAGGTCACCACCGAGCGAATCTCCGAGATCACACCGCGCGGCGTACGCACCGTCGACGGCGTCCATCATGAGGTGGACGCGATCATCTACGGCACCGGATTCGCGGCACAGGAACCGCTGGCGCCCATGCGGATTCGCGGCCTCGATGCGCTGGATCTGCACGAGCGGTGGAGCGGGGGCGCGCGGGCCTATCACGGCATCGCGGTACCCGGATTCCCCAACATGTTCCTCGTCTACGGGCCCAATACCAGCCTGGGCGCGGGATCTATCGTCTTCATGCACGAACGGCAGGCTCGGTATATCCGGCAGCTCATCGAACACCTTGCCGCCCACCGCGATTCAGCACTCGAGGTGCGAGCCGACGTGGAGCGGCGCTACGACGACGAAATCCAGCGCCGACTGCAACACACCGCGTGGACGGGCTGCGCCAGCTGGTACCGCAATGCCAACGGCCGCGTCACGGCCAACTGGCCCGGCACCGTCACCGAATATCACCGGCGCACCCGCAAGGTCGATTTCGCCGACTTCCACCACGTCCCGGCCGGTCCAGCTGCCCTGCCCGAATCATCCGCCGTGGTAACGGAAATCCGATAA